In Sphingobacterium thalpophilum, a genomic segment contains:
- a CDS encoding glycosyl hydrolase family 28 protein translates to MSKLIRQRNMKKYLFLIVLWASCFKLFAQDYNASLFGCKSDGVTNNMGSIQYAIDYIAKKGGGKLHFYVGRYLTGTFSLKSNVSIELHEGAVLVGSSNIFDYSLQDGKRALIVAVGQSNIQIGGKGVIDGQQSLLRSQVAALRQKGNIDLSEKVEDISLIYLKASRNIQINGIMELNLLGAAQFIDQCADVTLSALDINSPGSIGVYVSNSKTVRLSNVFFQAIGKALVESEGSQQVIKENSRLANGKTL, encoded by the coding sequence ATGTCAAAATTAATTAGACAGCGTAACATGAAGAAGTATCTATTTTTGATCGTGTTATGGGCGAGCTGCTTCAAGCTGTTTGCTCAGGACTATAATGCATCGCTTTTCGGTTGTAAGTCCGATGGTGTAACCAATAATATGGGATCTATACAGTATGCCATTGATTATATTGCCAAAAAAGGCGGCGGTAAACTACATTTTTATGTCGGACGTTATCTGACGGGGACATTTAGTTTAAAATCCAATGTATCCATCGAACTGCATGAGGGCGCTGTGTTGGTTGGCAGCAGCAACATATTTGATTACAGCCTTCAGGATGGCAAGAGAGCTCTCATTGTTGCAGTCGGTCAATCTAATATTCAGATTGGTGGGAAAGGCGTCATTGATGGGCAGCAGTCTTTATTGCGTAGCCAGGTCGCAGCGCTAAGACAGAAAGGAAACATTGATCTATCTGAAAAAGTGGAAGACATTAGCCTAATTTATTTGAAAGCTTCTAGAAATATCCAGATCAACGGCATAATGGAATTGAACCTGCTCGGAGCAGCACAATTTATTGATCAGTGTGCGGATGTTACCCTAAGCGCATTGGACATAAATAGTCCGGGCAGCATTGGTGTGTATGTCAGCAATTCCAAAACGGTGCGTCTGTCCAATGTTTTCTTTCAAGCCATTGGCAAGGCATTGGTTGAATCGGAGGGGAGTCAGCAGGTCATCAAAGAAAATAGCCGGTTGGCTAATGGTAAAACATTATAA
- a CDS encoding glycosyl hydrolase family 28 protein has translation MKIKLILVMIFLYGGILTLQAKEYNASLFGIKSNGTTLNTTSIQRAIDFIHEQGGGTLRFYVGRYLTGTVVLKENVHIQLEEGAILVGSTNIYDYNIDVPNCALIYAKDAKNITIKGKGVIDGQGREVAYNLLAQIQSGVLKDPLDYDRPRNRRPKAIYMRSCENVRIHGVTIKNSADWVQVYDQCVNTVVDSITVDSKAFWNNDGIDIVDCRNFKLLNSFIDASDDAICLKSHDATKSCEDVEIRNCTARSSANGIKFGTVSAGGYKRIRIINNKVYDTFRSALTIATPDGGIIEDILVDSLTAFNTGNPFYLRIGARWNKGRIGSINNVVIQNVKVEVAKEKPDRGYSYEGPIEDNPRNPSPSSIVGLKNAPIRNVTFRNIEISYPGGSNPHYAYRGTSRTDLDSIPEMEASYPEFSQFKELPAWGFYIRHAENIHFEGVVLKLREPDYRPMLVLDDVNGYALSRVKQEGAKGKKELVAQGSKKIKP, from the coding sequence ATGAAAATTAAACTTATTCTTGTCATGATCTTCCTCTATGGTGGTATACTGACATTACAGGCGAAAGAATACAATGCTTCTCTTTTTGGCATTAAATCGAACGGAACAACATTAAATACCACTTCTATACAAAGAGCAATTGATTTTATTCATGAGCAGGGTGGGGGGACGTTACGATTCTACGTTGGACGTTATCTGACGGGAACTGTCGTGCTCAAAGAGAATGTGCATATTCAACTCGAAGAAGGCGCAATCCTGGTCGGCTCAACCAATATTTATGACTATAATATCGATGTCCCGAATTGTGCTTTGATTTATGCAAAGGACGCTAAAAATATCACCATTAAAGGGAAGGGAGTTATTGATGGACAAGGGCGTGAAGTTGCTTATAATTTGCTTGCACAGATCCAGAGCGGCGTGCTCAAAGATCCCTTAGACTATGATCGCCCGCGCAATAGAAGGCCAAAGGCCATTTATATGCGCTCTTGCGAAAATGTCCGTATTCATGGTGTCACCATCAAAAATTCAGCCGACTGGGTTCAGGTCTATGATCAATGTGTCAATACGGTCGTAGATAGCATCACAGTTGATAGCAAGGCTTTTTGGAACAATGATGGTATCGACATTGTCGATTGTCGTAACTTTAAGTTGCTCAACTCTTTTATCGATGCTTCAGACGATGCAATATGCCTAAAGTCGCATGATGCAACGAAGAGCTGTGAAGATGTTGAGATCCGCAACTGTACAGCACGGTCGAGTGCAAATGGTATTAAATTCGGTACTGTTTCCGCTGGCGGTTATAAACGCATTCGTATCATCAACAATAAAGTCTATGATACCTTTCGTTCGGCTTTGACGATTGCAACTCCCGATGGCGGCATAATAGAAGATATTCTTGTCGATAGTCTGACCGCATTTAACACGGGGAACCCTTTTTATTTGCGCATTGGCGCACGCTGGAATAAAGGACGCATCGGCTCCATTAATAATGTTGTGATTCAGAATGTAAAAGTTGAGGTGGCAAAAGAGAAACCAGACCGCGGTTATTCCTACGAAGGGCCTATTGAAGATAATCCGCGCAATCCATCGCCTTCGAGTATTGTAGGACTGAAAAATGCGCCCATCCGAAATGTGACCTTTAGGAATATCGAAATCAGCTACCCGGGTGGCTCGAACCCCCACTATGCCTATCGGGGGACGAGCAGAACGGATCTCGACAGTATTCCCGAAATGGAAGCATCTTATCCCGAATTTTCCCAGTTTAAAGAGCTTCCTGCCTGGGGTTTTTATATTCGACATGCAGAAAACATACATTTTGAAGGGGTCGTCCTCAAATTGAGGGAGCCGGATTATAGACCGATGTTGGTGCTGGATGATGTCAATGGATATGCACTGTCCAGGGTAAAGCAGGAGGGAGCAAAAGGAAAGAAAGAATTGGTAGCGCAGGGATCCAAAAAAATTAAACCTTAA
- a CDS encoding acetylxylan esterase has product MQKINKFLFLTLLLFCAINSKGQTEKLDIQINTAYDNWLAKPGDQVSFDIQVNAGGQAFHSDSVYYEIGPEMVSPFVSAQIPSFQGHFKSAPFTLKKPGFLRCTVIVTKNGKQTKKLCTIGFSPEKIIATQQNPVDFNSFWDKAVKVLQAVPIEASKTLLPDKSTVEVDVYRVSFNNVGNSKIYGILSMPSDPGKYPAVLRVPGAGVRPYGPEIELAAKGMIVLSIGIHGIPVDLDSAVYKDLAAGALKAYYNYNLQDKDQFYYKRVYLGCLRANDYLTSLPEWDGKNLVVMGGSQGGALSIATTALDKRVTAVAALYPALSDVTGYLHQRAGGWPHYFAPANYSALKGIRDIETTLSYYDVVNFAKRITVPGFYSWGFNDIICPPTSMYASYNGINAPKTLRIYKETGHWTHPDQKNEWFNWIKQQTEK; this is encoded by the coding sequence ATGCAAAAAATCAACAAATTTCTTTTCCTAACCTTGCTTCTGTTCTGTGCCATAAACAGTAAAGGGCAAACCGAAAAATTAGACATACAGATTAATACAGCGTACGACAACTGGCTCGCAAAACCCGGCGATCAAGTTAGTTTTGATATTCAGGTCAATGCGGGGGGACAAGCTTTCCATAGCGATAGTGTGTATTACGAAATAGGTCCCGAAATGGTCAGCCCTTTTGTCAGTGCACAGATACCGTCCTTTCAGGGGCATTTTAAAAGTGCTCCTTTCACACTGAAGAAACCAGGCTTTCTGCGTTGTACTGTTATTGTGACTAAAAATGGAAAGCAGACCAAAAAGCTATGCACAATCGGATTTTCACCCGAAAAAATCATTGCTACACAACAAAATCCGGTGGATTTTAATTCGTTCTGGGATAAGGCGGTCAAAGTACTTCAGGCTGTTCCCATCGAGGCCAGCAAAACTTTGCTTCCTGACAAAAGTACTGTAGAGGTCGACGTCTATCGCGTATCATTTAACAACGTTGGAAATAGCAAAATATATGGTATTTTAAGCATGCCATCAGATCCGGGTAAATATCCAGCTGTATTGCGTGTGCCCGGTGCTGGCGTTCGCCCTTATGGCCCTGAGATTGAATTGGCCGCCAAAGGGATGATTGTATTAAGCATTGGCATACATGGCATTCCGGTTGACCTGGACTCCGCGGTCTACAAAGACCTAGCAGCAGGTGCTTTGAAGGCATATTATAACTATAATCTGCAGGATAAAGATCAGTTTTATTATAAGCGTGTCTACTTAGGTTGTCTGCGAGCCAACGACTATCTCACTTCACTACCTGAATGGGATGGAAAAAACCTCGTTGTTATGGGTGGTAGTCAGGGCGGTGCGCTGAGTATCGCAACCACAGCATTGGATAAACGTGTGACCGCAGTTGCGGCACTCTATCCTGCGCTGTCGGACGTGACGGGCTACCTGCATCAACGTGCTGGTGGATGGCCCCACTATTTTGCTCCAGCAAATTACAGTGCCTTAAAAGGCATCCGTGATATCGAAACAACGTTATCGTATTACGATGTGGTCAACTTTGCCAAACGCATTACAGTACCGGGATTCTATTCCTGGGGATTCAACGATATAATTTGCCCACCGACTTCCATGTATGCTAGCTATAATGGCATCAACGCACCAAAAACATTGCGCATCTACAAGGAGACAGGACACTGGACCCATCCGGATCAAAAGAACGAATGGTTCAACTGGATAAAACAGCAAACGGAGAAATAG
- a CDS encoding CocE/NonD family hydrolase: MRLHLLLALTGLILSLGLRAQNTAQDSIYVYAHYTKQEIYIPMRDGNKLYTAIYTPRDTAKSYPIMMTRTPYSIAPYGEQNFRIPIGPSMEFAKEKFIFVYQDVRGKYKSEGDFIANRPYTDTPGAVNESTDTYDTIDWLVKHLKSNGKVGIWGISSPGMYASMALIDSHPALWAVSPQAPVTDWFLGDDRHHNGAFMLMGSFSFLSSFGKKRDSIGSKGPAGFSNYGTDQAYSFFLKAGALANLNEQYLKGESILWNEMMSHPNYDDYWTSRAFLSRIRELKPQVLVVGGWFDQEDLYGPLKTYQALQKIAPDRVKLVMGPWYHGSWSRGSGRQLDSLDFGQNTASYYRKEIELPFFVSHLKGQGKDALAAATVFVTGENSWSSHQTWPVAEVRSQPLFFTADRKLSLKPAPKSASPYVSYISDPSKPVPYTREKTVLRGYKYMYEDQFFAAQRPDVLVFETEVLEQDVKLMGNIKANLFVSSTGSDADFVVKLIDVHPYKKGDKLSDCQCLIRGEVMRAKYRKSFAHPEAMKPNRVEEVRFDMQDAAHVFKKGHKIMVQIQSSWFPLVDRNPQQFMNIYDAADKDFKTQEHRIYCQGQYASFISLPIVTSHEN; encoded by the coding sequence ATGCGATTACACCTGTTGTTGGCCTTGACAGGCTTGATACTCTCCCTAGGATTGCGCGCTCAAAATACGGCGCAGGATTCTATTTATGTTTATGCGCATTACACAAAACAGGAAATTTATATTCCCATGCGGGATGGAAACAAGCTCTATACAGCAATTTACACCCCAAGAGATACGGCAAAGAGTTATCCGATTATGATGACGCGGACACCCTACAGTATTGCACCTTATGGGGAACAGAATTTTCGAATTCCGATCGGTCCAAGCATGGAATTTGCGAAGGAAAAATTCATTTTCGTTTACCAGGATGTCAGGGGGAAATATAAGTCTGAGGGCGATTTTATTGCCAATCGCCCCTATACGGATACGCCAGGAGCGGTCAATGAATCAACAGATACCTACGACACAATTGATTGGCTCGTGAAACACTTAAAATCGAACGGTAAAGTGGGGATATGGGGTATTTCCTCCCCTGGCATGTACGCATCAATGGCACTGATTGATTCACATCCCGCATTGTGGGCTGTATCGCCGCAGGCACCGGTAACGGATTGGTTTCTAGGGGACGATCGTCATCATAACGGGGCTTTTATGTTGATGGGGAGCTTTTCGTTTCTGTCCTCATTTGGAAAAAAACGCGATTCTATCGGTAGCAAGGGGCCAGCGGGTTTTTCCAATTATGGAACCGATCAAGCGTATTCCTTTTTTCTGAAAGCAGGAGCACTGGCCAATCTCAATGAGCAGTATTTAAAAGGCGAAAGCATCCTTTGGAACGAAATGATGTCTCATCCAAATTATGATGACTACTGGACGTCGCGAGCCTTTCTTTCTCGAATCCGCGAGCTAAAACCGCAGGTACTTGTTGTCGGTGGATGGTTTGACCAGGAAGACTTATATGGGCCATTGAAAACCTACCAGGCACTACAAAAAATTGCACCTGACCGTGTAAAATTAGTGATGGGCCCGTGGTATCATGGTTCATGGTCCAGGGGAAGTGGCCGTCAACTGGATAGCCTGGATTTTGGTCAAAATACAGCCAGCTATTATCGAAAAGAAATTGAACTTCCTTTCTTTGTAAGCCATCTCAAAGGGCAGGGGAAAGATGCACTTGCTGCGGCTACAGTTTTTGTAACAGGCGAGAATAGCTGGTCTTCTCATCAGACATGGCCTGTGGCGGAGGTACGTTCACAACCCTTGTTTTTTACAGCAGATAGAAAGTTGAGTTTAAAGCCAGCCCCCAAATCGGCATCTCCCTATGTCTCCTATATTTCTGATCCCAGCAAACCTGTTCCCTATACACGGGAAAAAACAGTTTTGCGCGGCTATAAATACATGTATGAAGATCAGTTTTTTGCCGCACAGCGACCAGATGTGCTTGTCTTTGAAACTGAAGTCTTAGAACAGGATGTGAAGTTGATGGGGAATATAAAGGCAAACCTGTTTGTCAGCAGCACGGGTAGTGATGCGGATTTTGTCGTAAAACTAATCGATGTGCATCCGTACAAAAAAGGGGATAAACTTTCGGACTGTCAATGTCTGATCCGTGGGGAAGTCATGCGGGCCAAATATCGAAAAAGCTTTGCTCATCCGGAAGCGATGAAACCCAACCGAGTTGAAGAAGTTCGTTTCGATATGCAGGATGCTGCTCATGTATTTAAAAAAGGGCATAAGATTATGGTGCAGATACAAAGCTCCTGGTTTCCTTTGGTCGATCGAAATCCACAGCAGTTTATGAATATTTATGATGCTGCCGACAAGGACTTCAAAACGCAGGAACATCGAATCTATTGTCAGGGGCAATATGCTTCTTTTATTTCATTACCTATTGTTACGTCTCATGAAAATTAA
- a CDS encoding M28 family metallopeptidase, translating into MKIKYCCCFVLICISSFSLRAQVDYARAVVKELASKAYAGRGYVFDGDRKAAAFIAKEFKKSGLLPLSDHYYQPFVMPANVFPKDVKITVDGQKLRMGEQVLIEASSPSLKGKFELTEVMISSNTDALDKLMQNAAFQHKFLVLDERKALETMKPDQFRSALLRLAQGGYYRGILVQTKQKLLWRGATSQLNRPIVYVKNNAAVALEGKQINLAIHARFQPDYTTNNVCGMLKGTSASDSTIVITAHYDHVGAIGRHTVFTGANDNASGTALMLYLARYYQQHPPRYNMVFLAFSGEESGLLGSSFFAKNPLIDLKKIKFLLNFDMAGTGDDGIQVVNGTIFKEQFERLTAINTDKKYLPQVKVRGPMNRSDHYPFYEKGVPSFFIYTLGGIDAYHDIYDRYETLPFTRFNEYVRLIIDFISTI; encoded by the coding sequence ATGAAAATTAAGTATTGTTGTTGTTTTGTTCTTATATGTATTTCCAGCTTTTCGCTTCGGGCGCAGGTCGATTATGCGCGAGCAGTTGTGAAGGAGCTGGCATCAAAGGCCTATGCAGGTCGTGGATATGTCTTCGATGGTGACCGAAAGGCCGCCGCTTTTATAGCCAAGGAGTTTAAAAAGAGTGGACTGCTGCCCTTGAGCGATCATTATTATCAACCTTTTGTGATGCCCGCGAACGTATTTCCTAAGGATGTTAAAATTACGGTAGATGGCCAAAAGCTCCGTATGGGTGAACAGGTGTTGATTGAAGCATCCAGTCCGTCCCTCAAGGGGAAATTTGAACTGACGGAGGTCATGATCTCTTCTAATACAGATGCTTTGGATAAACTGATGCAAAATGCAGCATTTCAACATAAATTTCTGGTACTTGATGAGCGTAAGGCTTTGGAAACGATGAAGCCCGACCAATTTCGATCCGCCTTACTACGACTTGCCCAAGGAGGGTATTACCGTGGGATTCTCGTGCAAACCAAGCAAAAGCTGCTTTGGCGGGGAGCTACCAGTCAGCTCAATCGACCCATTGTTTATGTAAAAAATAATGCTGCTGTAGCGTTGGAAGGGAAGCAGATCAATTTGGCAATCCATGCCCGCTTTCAGCCAGACTATACGACAAATAATGTCTGCGGTATGCTGAAGGGAACCAGTGCATCGGACTCTACGATTGTCATCACGGCGCATTATGATCATGTGGGGGCGATCGGTAGACATACTGTTTTTACCGGTGCCAATGACAATGCCAGTGGTACAGCCTTGATGCTCTATCTAGCACGCTATTATCAGCAGCATCCGCCGCGCTATAACATGGTTTTCTTGGCCTTTTCGGGCGAGGAAAGCGGTTTACTAGGCTCGAGTTTCTTTGCTAAGAATCCACTTATAGACCTCAAAAAAATTAAATTCCTGCTTAATTTTGATATGGCAGGCACAGGCGATGATGGCATTCAAGTGGTGAACGGCACGATATTTAAAGAACAATTCGAACGACTAACGGCAATCAATACGGATAAGAAATACCTACCTCAGGTGAAAGTGCGTGGACCAATGAACCGGAGCGACCATTATCCTTTTTATGAAAAAGGAGTGCCTTCATTTTTCATCTATACCCTGGGTGGCATTGATGCCTATCATGATATTTACGATCGATACGAAACGTTGCCCTTTACGCGGTTTAATGAGTATGTAAGGCTCATCATTGATTTTATCAGCACCATTTAA
- a CDS encoding glycosyl hydrolase family 28 protein → MKILPIFLFIIQALTVRLVAAQDYQAVDFGIRGDGEALNTRSIQAAIDYITAKGGGKLIFTPGNYITGSFYLKSNVTLQLDQGANLLGSNNPFDYHKDTVVNWQSMIYAIRQHNIGIIGKGTINGRGFQTAMNAVQNVHKGIVQDELKLDRLREWNRPENIYFRECKNVLIKDITLRDPGSWNQTYDQCEDLHVEGIYVDSKSYWNNDGIDVVDCKNVVIRNCYFDAADDAICFKSHDANAVCENVLVENCTARSSASALKFGTVSRGGFRNFVVRNLVVYDTYRSAITFAAVDGGFVENILVDGVKSINTGNVIFLRIGDRWSKGKKPFMKDITIRNVYAEVPANKPDLGYSYEGPVEDMPRNISPASIIGLPDHKIENVTLENIEIVYPGGGNPLYAYRGIDPKSLDGIPEMANAYPEFSQFKELPAWGLYIRHAKQINLKNVTFRIKGADYRPTIVADDLTGGAWDFKSYLDGDRLKDSFHLYQTKDVKIN, encoded by the coding sequence ATGAAAATATTACCTATTTTTCTTTTCATCATCCAGGCTTTAACAGTCAGGCTGGTCGCAGCGCAGGATTATCAAGCTGTAGATTTTGGTATTCGCGGTGATGGTGAAGCACTGAATACACGGTCTATCCAGGCCGCCATTGATTATATTACAGCCAAAGGTGGTGGAAAGCTCATCTTTACTCCAGGCAACTACATCACGGGATCTTTTTATCTGAAGTCCAATGTGACCTTACAACTGGATCAGGGAGCAAATCTCTTGGGCTCCAACAATCCTTTTGATTACCATAAAGATACCGTCGTCAACTGGCAGTCGATGATCTACGCGATTCGACAACACAACATTGGTATTATCGGCAAAGGAACGATCAATGGCCGCGGTTTTCAGACGGCAATGAATGCCGTTCAAAATGTGCATAAGGGAATTGTGCAGGATGAACTTAAATTAGATCGACTGCGGGAGTGGAACCGCCCCGAAAATATTTACTTCCGGGAGTGTAAAAATGTACTGATTAAGGATATTACCTTACGTGATCCCGGTAGTTGGAATCAGACCTACGACCAATGTGAAGACCTCCATGTGGAAGGTATTTATGTAGACAGTAAGTCGTATTGGAATAATGACGGCATCGATGTGGTAGACTGTAAGAATGTCGTGATCCGGAATTGCTATTTCGATGCGGCTGATGATGCCATCTGCTTTAAGTCACACGATGCGAATGCAGTCTGTGAGAATGTGCTGGTCGAAAACTGTACGGCGCGCTCCAGTGCCAGTGCCCTAAAATTTGGGACAGTCTCCCGCGGTGGTTTCCGAAATTTTGTTGTCAGGAACCTCGTAGTCTATGATACATATCGATCAGCAATCACTTTTGCTGCCGTAGATGGTGGATTCGTCGAAAATATCCTGGTGGACGGTGTCAAAAGTATCAATACCGGTAATGTCATTTTCTTGCGTATTGGCGATCGCTGGAGCAAGGGAAAGAAACCGTTTATGAAAGATATAACGATTCGCAATGTATATGCAGAGGTACCCGCCAATAAACCCGATTTGGGATATAGTTATGAGGGACCCGTAGAAGATATGCCCCGGAATATTTCTCCGGCAAGCATCATCGGCTTACCTGATCATAAGATCGAAAATGTTACGCTGGAGAATATAGAGATCGTTTATCCCGGAGGTGGAAATCCGTTATATGCTTACCGCGGGATTGATCCTAAGTCATTGGATGGTATTCCCGAAATGGCTAATGCTTATCCAGAATTTTCACAGTTTAAAGAGTTGCCAGCTTGGGGATTATATATCCGTCATGCCAAACAGATCAATTTAAAAAATGTGACTTTCCGTATTAAAGGTGCAGATTACAGGCCTACGATTGTTGCCGATGACCTCACTGGGGGCGCCTGGGATTTTAAATCCTATTTGGATGGAGATCGGTTAAAGGACAGTTTCCATTTATATCAAACAAAAGATGTCAAAATTAATTAG
- a CDS encoding right-handed parallel beta-helix repeat-containing protein has translation MKHLKRALTLARKIFCYSLLYFIPFCSYGQLQLVVSPDGSDNGDGTLARPLASVAKALTLLRAQRSEKPKHTAFVLLRGGTYFFDSGISLDERDSHTIIQAYGNERVIFKGAIPLSVTGLLQTREGESINFYQLNLREHGVKDLGQLRQVGFSRASGNAPGELFVDGKAFHLARWPNQGMVPMGKVIDAGSIPRNRDSSNRGGVFQYKESRIDAWAKENDPWIAGYFKWGYADDMVRVKSIDPNKKNITTKEPTLYGFDYKKKYRQWRGINLLVELDTVGEFYLDRKSGLLSFAVDKSIKTLSYSVLEEPFFSLIGTQYTQIKGIEFEESRGMGIYLRDTYAVEIDACRFNNLGSLGVAVGYGIKPFERLQHEGTGEVLDNSIGDLHQHLYSHPTFDQKGGEQNVIRHCHFSHLGAGGISLSGGDRSKLTKGNNRIENCIFFDLNRLERSYRPAIALYGVGNTVKNCEISDLPSMAILIHGNAHKIEYNYIHKVAQEVDDQGAIYIGRDPSERHNLIQYNLLANIPKTLRTSGIYHDDASSGTKVFGNIFVNAGERSAFIGGGSDNWYVNNLFVGAGRWAVRVDNRLENWLKNLNVYQSGHLFYDRLVGVNYLISPYREAYPELALQFSRNGKPTGNVFQDNRFYNCKHILKGKRKWLAWDQSNREGFLPDFRRDFQKMNLKELQVVLGTKALEQQIPIDNIGPQ, from the coding sequence ATGAAACATCTTAAAAGGGCTTTGACCTTGGCACGGAAGATTTTTTGCTATAGTTTGTTGTACTTCATTCCATTTTGTAGCTATGGTCAACTGCAATTGGTTGTTTCACCTGATGGAAGTGACAATGGAGATGGTACACTGGCGCGCCCTCTGGCGTCGGTCGCTAAAGCGCTAACGTTGTTGCGCGCGCAACGAAGTGAGAAGCCTAAGCATACCGCTTTTGTGCTTCTTCGTGGTGGAACCTATTTCTTTGACTCGGGGATTTCATTGGATGAAAGAGACAGTCACACCATTATTCAGGCTTATGGCAATGAAAGGGTTATTTTTAAAGGCGCTATTCCGCTGTCGGTAACAGGTTTGCTTCAAACACGCGAGGGCGAATCGATCAATTTCTATCAACTGAATTTACGGGAACATGGTGTCAAGGACCTCGGACAATTGCGACAGGTTGGTTTTTCCAGAGCCAGTGGCAATGCTCCGGGTGAATTATTTGTGGATGGCAAAGCTTTTCATCTGGCGCGCTGGCCCAATCAGGGCATGGTGCCCATGGGAAAAGTGATCGATGCAGGTTCCATTCCGCGTAATCGGGATTCGAGCAATCGGGGCGGTGTTTTTCAGTATAAAGAATCACGTATCGATGCCTGGGCAAAGGAAAATGACCCCTGGATCGCGGGTTATTTCAAATGGGGCTACGCCGATGATATGGTCCGTGTCAAAAGCATTGATCCAAACAAAAAAAACATAACAACAAAAGAACCCACATTATATGGCTTTGATTATAAGAAAAAGTACAGGCAGTGGCGGGGTATAAATCTATTGGTGGAATTGGATACTGTAGGTGAGTTCTATCTCGATAGAAAAAGCGGCTTGCTGTCATTTGCTGTTGATAAGTCCATAAAGACATTAAGCTATTCTGTATTGGAAGAACCATTTTTTAGTCTGATCGGTACGCAGTATACACAGATTAAGGGCATTGAGTTTGAAGAATCCAGAGGAATGGGGATTTACCTGCGGGATACCTATGCTGTCGAGATTGATGCGTGTAGGTTTAATAATTTGGGGAGCCTGGGTGTTGCGGTTGGGTATGGAATAAAACCTTTTGAGCGTTTGCAGCACGAAGGTACGGGAGAGGTGCTGGACAACAGTATCGGAGATTTACATCAGCACCTGTATAGTCATCCGACATTTGATCAGAAAGGAGGTGAACAGAATGTCATTCGCCATTGTCATTTTTCTCATCTAGGAGCCGGCGGGATTTCGTTGTCGGGAGGAGACCGTAGCAAATTGACGAAAGGGAATAATCGAATTGAGAACTGTATCTTTTTTGATCTGAACCGTTTGGAGCGGTCCTATCGGCCGGCGATAGCACTCTACGGTGTGGGCAATACAGTCAAAAATTGTGAGATATCAGATTTGCCGAGTATGGCTATTCTCATTCATGGCAACGCGCATAAAATTGAATATAATTACATTCACAAGGTTGCACAGGAAGTTGATGATCAGGGGGCGATTTATATCGGACGGGATCCTTCGGAGCGGCACAATCTGATTCAATATAACCTACTCGCAAATATCCCCAAAACATTGAGGACTTCGGGTATATATCACGATGATGCATCAAGTGGGACCAAAGTATTCGGCAATATTTTCGTTAATGCCGGAGAGCGATCGGCATTTATTGGTGGAGGCTCGGATAATTGGTATGTGAATAACCTATTTGTAGGTGCTGGAAGGTGGGCGGTACGTGTGGACAATCGTTTGGAAAATTGGCTTAAAAATCTGAATGTGTACCAATCGGGGCATCTGTTTTATGATCGTTTGGTTGGCGTTAATTATCTAATAAGTCCTTATCGCGAGGCTTATCCTGAATTGGCATTGCAGTTCAGTCGAAATGGAAAACCTACAGGAAATGTATTTCAGGATAATCGGTTTTACAATTGTAAGCACATTTTAAAGGGTAAAAGAAAATGGCTTGCCTGGGATCAAAGTAACAGAGAAGGTTTTCTACCGGATTTCCGTCGCGATTTTCAGAAAATGAATTTAAAGGAACTCCAAGTTGTTCTAGGGACGAAAGCCCTAGAACAACAGATTCCCATAGACAATATTGGCCCTCAATAA